The following proteins are encoded in a genomic region of Ornithodoros turicata isolate Travis chromosome 6, ASM3712646v1, whole genome shotgun sequence:
- the LOC135397061 gene encoding protease inhibitor 1-like: protein MRVIFLFLFIGAIPARSRRNQDSEGGDICNLSGRPRGSCRERHRLYYYTRGKCRAFTFRGCMNEGGRNKFETLEACQRTCMAPLASVCKVREPRNCGGRRQRTRYYFNTARGQCMQFQTNCSASRDANNFRRLRDCTKTCAG, encoded by the exons ATGAGAGTGATATTCCTGTTCCTTTTTATCGGAGCGATCCCTG CAAGGTCCAGGAGGAATCAAGACAGTGAAGGCGGAGACATCTGCAACCTGTCTGGACGTCCCAGAGGCAGTTGCAGAGAGCGCCACAGACTGTATTACTACACCAGGGGGAAATGTCGTGCGTTTACTTTCAGAGGGTGCATGAATGAAGGAGGCAGAAACAAGTTCGAGACATTAGAGGCCTGTCAGCGGACATGCATGG CGCCTCTGGCATCTGTCTGCAAGGTACGGGAACCCAGAAACTGCGGTGGACGCAGACAAAGGACGCGTTATTATTTCAACACCGCTAGAGGACAATGCATGCAGTTCCAAACCAACTGTTCCGCATCGAGAGACGCGAATAACTTCAGGCGCCTCAGGGACTGCACTAAGACCTGTGCTG GTTGA